A stretch of Larus michahellis chromosome Z, bLarMic1.1, whole genome shotgun sequence DNA encodes these proteins:
- the TMEM271 gene encoding transmembrane protein 271: protein MKWSVRGACAALSSCLLLACALSAAAVGLKCFSLGSELKGEPFRLGTAAGAFYSGLLLAAGLSLLAAALLCCRPPDEAPAAPAADPAPDPALALAPAGDPDPAGGGPGAGEAATAPSGSVEKAPPGGRQNFLLLGVLVFMLGVLSAFAGAVIDGDTVSLVERKYSHYCLLQPGGAARPRSGPAAPDGSAAALRCQKLRDYQRGLVLSTVFNALECLLGLLNLLLVKNYKASQQRGRRRRRRRAAPTAAAAGGRRRRRRGGGGGGRRAPRHSQGSLFSGGEPELSPGDCPFQAVSYINVGVFHVFDEAGVEVHCGGHPSVELPGYSPMDPELNASYPYCYPLPSEQPPAYEEIYPGEPCAHGT from the coding sequence aTGAAGTGGAGCGTGCGGGGAGCCTGCGCCGCGCtctccagctgcctcctgctcGCCTGcgccctcagcgccgccgccgtGGGCCTCAAGTGCTTCTCGCTGGGCTCCGAGCTCAAGGGCGAGCCCTTTCGCCTGGGCACCGCCGCCGGCGCCTTCTActcggggctgctgctggccgcCGGCCTCTCGCTGCTCGCCGCCGCGCTGCTCTGCTGCCGCCCGCCCGACGAGGCGCCCGCGGCGCCGGCTGCGGACCCGGCGCCGGACCCGGCCTTGGCCCTGGCCCCGGCCGGGGACCCCgacccggcgggcggcggccccggcgcgggggaggcggcgaCCGCGCCGTCGGGGTCGGTGGAGAAGGCGCCGCCCGGGGGGCGGCAGAACTTCCtgctgctgggggtgctggtgttCATGCTGGGCGTGCTGAGCGCCTTCGCCGGCGCCGTCATCGACGGCGACACCGTGTCGCTGGTGGAGAGGAAGTACTCGCACTACTGCCTGCTGCagcccggcggcgcggcccgcccgcggagcggccccgcggcccccgacGGCTCCGCCGCGGCCCTCCGCTGCCAGAAGCTGCGGGACTACCAGCGCGGCTTGGTGCTGTCCACCGTCTTCAACGCGCTGGAGTGCCTCCTGGGCCTGCTCAACCTGCTCCTCGTGAAGAACTACAAGGCCTCCCAgcagcgcgggcggcggcggcggcggcggcgagcggccccgacagcggcggcggcgggcgggcggcggcggcggcggcggggcggtggcggcggcgggcggcgggcgccgcgCCACAGCCAGGGCTCCCTCTTCTCCGGCGGTGAGCCGGAGCTCAGCCCCGGGGATTGCCCGTTCCAGGCCGTCTCCTACATCAACGTGGGCGTCTTCCACGTCTTCGACGAGGCCGGCGTGGAGGTGCACTGCGGCGGGCATCCCTCCGTCGAGCTGCCTGGCTACTCGCCCATGGACCCCGAGCTCAACGCCTCCTACCCCTACTGCTACCCGCTGCCCAGCGAGCAGCCCCCTGCCTACGAGGAGATCTACCCCGGGGAGCCTTGCGCTCACGGCACCTAG